GGTGAGCTACGAGTTGCGGGGTGCACTCAACGGTCGTCAGGGTACTTACGAAATCTTCACGCGACCATCGGCCTCTGGTCGCACCGAGGTTATCGTACACCGCTTCTTCCACCCGGACTGAGTCATGAACTTTGATACCACGTTTCCGCACGAATATGACTGGGAAGTGCTACGAGAGTTGCCTCCCAACGCAACACCATTTTGCTTCTCTGGGGGTGGATCTCTGGCCGCTGGCTCGGGGAGCATCCTGAAGTGCGTCCCGACACGGGGAGCTGATTGGATTGCAATATTTTCCCCTGGACGCGATTATCGTAGAGCCGCGAATGGCATTTTTGCGACTTCCGATGCACAAAGTTGCTGCGTCGTTGCGAACGGAATCGCCTACTCTGGACAAGCTGGTGAACCTACTAGTTGGGCCCCACTAGGCATCTACCCTGTCGTTGAAGTAGTCGCTGCGCCGATTGCGAATCTAGTCTTGCTTATTACTCCCTGGAGCATTGGTGCCCTTAGTGGAGCTGAGCTCATCTGGACAACGAGGCGACTTGGGCTTGAAGGATTGAAGATCAATGAAATCGACGCTACCCAGATTCGGGGTGAGGCAGTTGTGGAGCAAGATGGAATCCCGTTCTCTATTCGGACCCACGACGGCGTATCGATCGGGGGATTCGGAGATCCTACGAGTAGCTAGTCTCTGGACATGTATCGGTTTGGTGGATCGACTTTGAGAGGGAGGACGTGGCGGTCTGTCAAGTAACAAACCGCAAAGTGCCACTACCTCATGGCGGAGCCCACCTAACTGACCACCGGAGACGCGGCACGGCGGGTATTAGCATCCGGAGGACGGCGATGAGGTGCTGTGGGAGAGGCGCTACACGAACACCCGCCGGTGTCGGTTCTACCGAAGCCGCGACGAACGTGAAGTACACGAAACCAGCGTCAGTTATACGGAGAGCAGAACGCTTCCGTATAGGTCGAGCGGGCGTGTGGTTTCCGCTCATCTACCGAATAGCTGACTGAAGCTGGGCTGAACTCGCGGGAGCGTTGGAAACAACGCATGCGTTTAGGGCGCCATCTGCGGATGGAGGGACGCGAGGTACGGAACTTGTAGCCGCTTTCGGCTCTTCCCATCCCACCGCAAGGAGCCGCCGATGCTGCACACCGTGAGCCACCCGCCGCAGGCCCGTTCGGGCGCGGCGGGGCAGGCGTTCGAGTTGAGCTGGGAGCTGTTCGGCGAGCTTTGCCGGGCGCTGGCGGTGCGGGTGGCGCGCGACTTCGACCCCGAGGTGGTGATCGGGATCGCGACGGCGGGGGTGCTGCCGGCGGCCACCATCGCCAGCATCCTGCAGGCGGACTTCTACGCGATGAAGATCTCGCGGCGGGAGCGCGGCGCGGTCGTCCGTGCGCGGCCGGAGGTGCTCTCCGCCACGCCGGTACAGGCGCGCGGCAAGCGGGTGCTGATCGTGGACGAGATCACGACGAGCGGCGACACGCTGCGCCTGGCGCTCGCGGCCGTGCGCGAGGTGGGGCCCGCGGAGGTGCGCACCGCCGCCAGCTTCACCAAGCCAGGCGGCTACCGGCCGGACTACCATGCGCTGGAGACGGAGGCGCTGGTCGTCTTCCCGTGGGACCGCCAGATCATCGAGGGCGACGAGCTGGTCACCCATCCCGCGTATCTGCACGTGCTCGCGGCGAACGACACGTAGGCCAGGAGCCGCGGAGGAGGATCGGGGGCTCTATCCCGGCATCGCCGCGCTGTATCCGCGGATGCAGCGCGGCGGATGGGAACTGGGTCAGTGGAAATGGACGGCCTGCGAGCAGGTCGTGTGGATGCCGCCCATCCTCGTGATGCTTCTGAGGGGCGACGCGCGACATCGACGGACATACGAAGGGCCGGCCTCCGCGCGTGGGAGCCGGCCCTTCGTCCATCTACCGAGCTGCTGAAGACGGCTCAGCCGCCCTTGGCCATCGAGTCGAGGAAGTCCTTGTTGGTCTTGGACTTCTTCATGTGCGTGAGGAGGAAGCCGATGGCCTCGGCCGGCGGCATGTCCGAGAGGAAGTTGCGCAGCAGGTACACGCGCGTGAGCTCCATCTCGGTGAGCAGCAGGTCCTCGCGGCGGGTGCCCGAGCGGTTGATGTCGATCGCCGGGAAGATGCGCTTGTCGGCGATGTGGCGGTCGAGGCCGACCTCCATGTTGCCGGTGCCCTTGAACTCCTCGAAGATCACCTCGTCCATGCGGCTGCCCGTGTCCACCAGCGCCGTGGCGACGATGGTGAGCGAGCCGCCCTCCTCGATGTTGCGGGCCGCGCCGAAGAAGCGCTTGGGCTTGTGCAGCGCGTGCGCGTCCACGCCGCCCGACAGGATCTTGCCGGAGTGCGGCACGGTGACGTTGTATGCACGGGCCAGGCGGGTGATGGAGTCCAGCAGGATCACCACGTCCTTGCCGTGCTCCACCAGGCGCTTGGCCTTCTCCAGCACCATCTCGGCGACCTGCGTGTGCCGGTCCGCCGGCTCGTCGAAGGTGGACGAGATCACCTCGGCGCGCACGTTCTCCTGCATGTCGGTCACCTCTTCGGGCCGCTCGTCGATGAGCAGCACGATCAGGTGCACCTCCGGATGGTTCTCGGTGATGGCGTTGGCCATCTTCTGCATCAGGATCGTCTTGCCGGCCTTGGGCGGCGCCACGATCAGGCCGCGCTGGCCCTTGCCGAGCGGCGCCACCAGGTCCATCACCCGCATGGAGATGTCGCCCGAGCCCACCTCCAGGTGGATGCGCTGGTCCGGGTAGCGGGGGCGCAGGTTGTCGAAGGCGATGCGGTGCTTGGCCTTCTCCGGCTCGTCGCCGTTGACGCGCTCCACCTTGAGCAGCGCCAGGTAACGCTCGCCTTCCTTGGGCGGGCGCACCTGGCCCAGCACGGTGTCGCCGGTGCGCAGGTCGAACCGCTTGATCTGGCTGGGCGAGACGTAGATGTCGTCGGGCCCGTACAGGTAGTTCCAGTCCTGCGAGCGGAGGAAGCCGTAGCCCTCGGGGAGGACTTCGAGCACGCCCTCGCCGCGCAGCACGACGTCCGAGTCGAGCAGGTTCTGCTCGATCCGGTAGATCAGGTCCTGCTTGCGCAATCCCGAGTAGTTGGAGATGTTCAGCCCTTCGGCCATCTCGTGCAGCTCGGCGATGCTCTTGGATTTGATCGCAGTGATGTCCACGACGTGCTCCGAATGGGTCAACGCGTGCGGCGGCCGGAGTCGCTGGCTCGGCCGTTCGCGTTCCATGTGCTGTAGTGAAGGGGCGGAGATGCCAGAGGCAGGAGGCGCGGAGCGCCCGGGGACCGGGTGGCAGACATTTTGGGGTCTATGCGGCACAACCTAACGCCCGCCTGGGGCGGGGTCAAGAGCGCCGCGAGGCCCCTTCCCGAGCTGTTCTCCACGCTGCGCCTGGTACGCATCCACGACCTGGAAGTCTTGCAGGGAACGCTCCACCCGGGCCTGAACGCGGCCGATCCCGCGGTCGGTGCTTCGCTCGCGGACTGGGCGGGGCCGCGCTACGACCGCACATCCTCCGACGGCGACGAGGTCACGCTGGTCCGCCGCGCCGTGCCGCGCCCGCGGGAGCGCTGGTGGCTGCACGGGCTGCTCTTCGCGCTCACGCTCCTCGCCACCACCTTCACCGGCGCGCTGATCGCCGGCTGGAACCCGCAGGTGCGCGAGGTGCCGCTGGGCTTCACGACCCTGGACTGGCCCGTCGCCATCTCCGCCGCGGACCTGGCGCCGGGGCTGTGGTTCTCGCTGCCGCTGCTGGCGATCCTCTTCGCGCACGAGATGGGGCACTACCTCACGGCGCTGCGCCACGCGATGAGCGTGTCTCCGCCGTACTTCGTGCCCGCGCCGTACTTCGTGAACCCCATCGGCACGTTCGGGGCGTTCATCCGGCTGCGGTCGCCCATGGTGAACCGCGCGGTGCTGCTGGACGTGGGTGCGGGCGGGCCGCTGGCCAGCTTCGTCCTGAGCATCCCCGCGCTCGCGGCCGGTCTGTGGATGAGCACCGCGCATCCCCTCCCGCCCGGCCACCGCGGCGCCGCGTTCTACGTGATGTACGCCGGCCAGCCGATGGGGCAGCTCCAGCCGTCCCTCCTCTTCCAGCTCCTCGCGCACCTCACGAGCTCCGCGCACGGGGCGGTGTTCCTGCACCCGCTGGCGGTCGCGGGGTGGTTCGGGCTGTTCATGACGGCCATGAACCTTCTGCCGGCAGGGCAGCTGGACGGCGGCCACGTCACCTCCGCCCTCTTCGGCGCGCGGCAGCGGTACGTCGGGTTCGCGGCGCTGGCGATCATGGCGGCGGCGGGCACGGTCTGGAGCGGCTGGTGGGTCTGGGCGGCGCTCATCCTCGTCGTGGGCCGCGGCTCCGTGGTGCATCCGCGCG
The Longimicrobiaceae bacterium DNA segment above includes these coding regions:
- a CDS encoding site-2 protease family protein — translated: MRHNLTPAWGGVKSAARPLPELFSTLRLVRIHDLEVLQGTLHPGLNAADPAVGASLADWAGPRYDRTSSDGDEVTLVRRAVPRPRERWWLHGLLFALTLLATTFTGALIAGWNPQVREVPLGFTTLDWPVAISAADLAPGLWFSLPLLAILFAHEMGHYLTALRHAMSVSPPYFVPAPYFVNPIGTFGAFIRLRSPMVNRAVLLDVGAGGPLASFVLSIPALAAGLWMSTAHPLPPGHRGAAFYVMYAGQPMGQLQPSLLFQLLAHLTSSAHGAVFLHPLAVAGWFGLFMTAMNLLPAGQLDGGHVTSALFGARQRYVGFAALAIMAAAGTVWSGWWVWAALILVVGRGSVVHPRVFDPEFPLTGARRWVAWACIAIFVLTFVPKPF
- a CDS encoding phosphoribosyltransferase family protein — encoded protein: MLHTVSHPPQARSGAAGQAFELSWELFGELCRALAVRVARDFDPEVVIGIATAGVLPAATIASILQADFYAMKISRRERGAVVRARPEVLSATPVQARGKRVLIVDEITTSGDTLRLALAAVREVGPAEVRTAASFTKPGGYRPDYHALETEALVVFPWDRQIIEGDELVTHPAYLHVLAANDT
- the rho gene encoding transcription termination factor Rho, encoding MDITAIKSKSIAELHEMAEGLNISNYSGLRKQDLIYRIEQNLLDSDVVLRGEGVLEVLPEGYGFLRSQDWNYLYGPDDIYVSPSQIKRFDLRTGDTVLGQVRPPKEGERYLALLKVERVNGDEPEKAKHRIAFDNLRPRYPDQRIHLEVGSGDISMRVMDLVAPLGKGQRGLIVAPPKAGKTILMQKMANAITENHPEVHLIVLLIDERPEEVTDMQENVRAEVISSTFDEPADRHTQVAEMVLEKAKRLVEHGKDVVILLDSITRLARAYNVTVPHSGKILSGGVDAHALHKPKRFFGAARNIEEGGSLTIVATALVDTGSRMDEVIFEEFKGTGNMEVGLDRHIADKRIFPAIDINRSGTRREDLLLTEMELTRVYLLRNFLSDMPPAEAIGFLLTHMKKSKTNKDFLDSMAKGG